A single window of Alkalispirochaeta americana DNA harbors:
- the metH gene encoding methionine synthase: MGNDRFQGLREVMQERILFLDGAMGTSIQKLGLNEEDYRGELFRDLPGQLKGNNDLLSLVLPGEVEAIHESFLAAGADIIETNTFNATSVSQSDYGLEDPVFVRNLNCQGARIARTAADRYTERTPDRPRLVAGVLGPTSKTLSLSPDVNDPGYRAITFQDLAQDYANALEGLLEGGADLILVETIFDTLNAKAALHAITSCNRGRTQPVPVMISGTITDQSGRTLSGQTVEAFYYSLRHGNPLSVGLNCALGADQLRQHAQALARVAEHPLSIHPNAGLPNEFGEYDHTPGAMASVIEEMAREGLLNIVGGCCGTTPEHIRQIVEVCRDIPPRKPRKNPRTMRLAGLEPLEVTEATGFVNVGERTNITGSRKFARLIREGLYEEALAVAREQVERGAQIIDINMDEAMIDGEREMVRFLNLIASEPDISRVPVMIDSSKFSVIKAGLACVQGKAVVNSISLKEGEKIFIDQARTILDYGAATVVMAFDEEGQADTLDRKRDICRRSYRILVEQVGFPPEDIIFDPNIFAIGTGIEEHRNYALDFFEATRWIRGNLPLAKVSGGVSNVSFSFRGMDAVREAIHAVFLYHALQAGMTMGIVNAGQLAVYDEIPRNLCAAVEDLVLNRTSNATEVLLELAESYAGRKTAQTEDLEWRDAPLDDRLAHALVKGITRWIEEDVEEARQRAPRALSVIEESLMAGMNIVGERFGEGKMFLPQVVKSARVMKQAVAYLAPFIEEEKASGEGSSARGKIILATVKGDVHDIGKNIVSVVLASNNYEIIDLGVMVPAEDILRAAREEAADIVGVSGLITPSLEEMVFLAQEMERQGMKIPLLLGGATTSRVHTAVKIAPAYPSAPVVHVKDASLAAGIVKNLLSSESRESFAREVARGHQKEREKREERSRAKTFLSLEEARERRFRPDFSRPPQKPAMVGVKHVPDYPLESLRDYIDWSFFFVAWEMTGKFPHILDDPRLGAEARKLYQDAQDMLDDMIASGLPRAAGAVFLYPAARTATDTINIYRDESRREVIARWHTLRQQKRKERVPYSLSLSDYLTEESSDIPDYIGGFCTCAGLGLEEYLKKFRAEGDDYHAILAQTLADRLAEAFAEKLHQEVRRTWWGYAPGENLSQEDILAVRYQGIRPAPGYPPCPDHQDKEMLFSLLEAEKLGISLTESYMMVPAAATSGFYFSHPESRYFSVGKIQRDQVADWALRKGISCAEAERLLAPVLAYDPEPPR; encoded by the coding sequence ATGGGAAACGATCGATTTCAGGGTTTGCGAGAGGTCATGCAGGAGCGCATCCTTTTTCTGGACGGAGCCATGGGGACCAGTATTCAGAAGCTTGGTCTGAACGAGGAGGACTACCGGGGGGAGCTTTTCCGGGATCTTCCCGGTCAGCTCAAGGGGAATAACGATCTGCTCTCGCTGGTACTTCCCGGAGAGGTGGAGGCAATTCACGAGAGTTTTCTTGCCGCTGGCGCCGATATTATCGAGACGAACACGTTTAATGCCACCAGCGTTTCCCAGAGTGACTATGGTCTCGAGGACCCGGTCTTTGTGCGGAATCTGAACTGCCAGGGCGCTCGGATAGCTCGGACTGCGGCCGACCGGTACACCGAACGAACGCCCGATCGCCCCCGTCTTGTAGCAGGTGTTTTGGGTCCTACCAGCAAGACCCTCTCTCTCTCTCCCGATGTGAACGATCCCGGGTATCGGGCGATCACCTTTCAGGATCTGGCTCAGGATTACGCGAACGCCCTGGAGGGTCTCCTCGAGGGTGGGGCAGATCTTATCCTGGTGGAGACAATTTTTGATACCCTCAACGCCAAGGCGGCTCTTCACGCAATAACATCCTGCAATCGCGGACGGACTCAGCCTGTACCGGTGATGATCTCGGGGACTATCACCGATCAGAGTGGCCGCACCCTCTCGGGTCAAACCGTAGAGGCCTTCTATTACTCTCTCCGGCACGGGAATCCTCTCTCGGTGGGGCTTAACTGCGCCCTGGGTGCGGATCAGCTGCGTCAGCACGCACAGGCCCTGGCTCGTGTAGCGGAACATCCCCTGAGTATCCATCCCAACGCGGGGCTGCCCAACGAGTTTGGCGAGTACGACCACACCCCCGGAGCAATGGCTTCGGTGATCGAAGAGATGGCCCGGGAGGGGCTTCTGAATATTGTGGGAGGCTGTTGCGGAACCACACCGGAACATATCAGGCAGATCGTGGAGGTCTGTCGGGATATCCCGCCTCGGAAGCCCCGAAAAAACCCCCGTACGATGCGCCTGGCCGGGTTGGAACCCCTGGAGGTAACGGAAGCGACGGGCTTTGTGAACGTGGGGGAGCGGACCAACATCACGGGATCCCGGAAGTTTGCTCGTCTGATCCGGGAAGGGCTCTACGAGGAGGCTCTTGCCGTAGCTCGGGAGCAGGTGGAGCGGGGAGCTCAGATCATCGATATCAATATGGACGAGGCCATGATCGATGGAGAGCGTGAAATGGTGCGCTTTCTCAATCTGATCGCATCGGAGCCCGATATCTCCCGAGTTCCCGTCATGATTGATTCCAGCAAGTTCTCTGTGATCAAGGCTGGGTTAGCCTGTGTCCAGGGGAAGGCCGTGGTGAACTCAATCTCCCTGAAAGAGGGAGAGAAGATCTTCATTGACCAGGCCCGGACGATCCTTGACTACGGGGCGGCCACGGTGGTGATGGCCTTTGACGAGGAGGGGCAGGCGGATACGCTTGATCGGAAGCGGGATATTTGCCGCAGAAGCTACCGAATCCTGGTCGAGCAGGTCGGGTTTCCTCCGGAGGATATCATTTTTGACCCCAATATTTTTGCCATTGGTACGGGCATCGAGGAACACCGAAACTACGCTCTTGATTTTTTTGAGGCAACCCGCTGGATCCGTGGAAATCTGCCTCTGGCAAAAGTGTCGGGGGGAGTGAGCAATGTAAGTTTTTCTTTCCGGGGCATGGATGCCGTTCGGGAGGCAATTCACGCTGTCTTTTTGTACCACGCTCTCCAGGCGGGAATGACCATGGGGATTGTCAACGCCGGGCAACTGGCAGTATACGACGAGATTCCCCGGAATCTGTGTGCCGCTGTGGAAGACCTTGTGCTGAATCGGACCAGTAATGCCACGGAGGTGCTTCTGGAGCTGGCCGAGAGTTACGCCGGACGGAAGACAGCTCAAACCGAAGATTTGGAGTGGCGAGATGCTCCTTTGGACGATCGTCTGGCTCACGCCCTGGTGAAGGGCATCACCCGCTGGATCGAGGAGGATGTGGAGGAGGCCCGACAAAGGGCGCCGCGAGCGCTGTCGGTTATCGAGGAATCTCTCATGGCGGGCATGAATATTGTGGGTGAACGCTTTGGTGAAGGGAAGATGTTTCTTCCCCAGGTAGTGAAGAGCGCTCGTGTTATGAAACAGGCCGTGGCCTACCTTGCTCCTTTCATCGAAGAGGAAAAGGCTTCGGGGGAGGGTTCTTCGGCCCGGGGAAAAATTATCCTGGCCACGGTCAAGGGTGATGTTCATGATATCGGGAAAAACATTGTCAGTGTCGTTCTGGCAAGCAATAACTACGAGATCATTGATTTGGGGGTGATGGTTCCTGCCGAGGATATCCTCCGGGCGGCCCGGGAGGAGGCGGCTGATATAGTGGGGGTTTCCGGGCTGATCACCCCCAGCCTGGAGGAGATGGTTTTTCTCGCCCAGGAGATGGAACGCCAGGGAATGAAAATCCCCCTCCTCCTGGGGGGCGCCACTACCAGCAGGGTTCACACGGCCGTTAAAATTGCGCCGGCCTATCCCTCGGCGCCGGTGGTTCATGTGAAAGATGCCTCGCTGGCGGCGGGAATCGTCAAGAATCTTCTTTCGTCAGAATCGAGGGAATCCTTTGCCCGGGAAGTTGCCCGGGGGCACCAGAAGGAGCGGGAGAAGCGGGAGGAGCGAAGCCGTGCCAAAACCTTCCTCTCCCTGGAAGAGGCTCGGGAGAGACGATTTCGGCCTGATTTCTCCAGGCCTCCTCAGAAACCAGCCATGGTGGGGGTCAAACACGTTCCCGACTATCCGCTGGAGTCGCTTCGGGACTACATCGACTGGAGTTTTTTCTTTGTTGCCTGGGAGATGACAGGAAAGTTTCCCCATATCCTGGATGATCCCCGCCTGGGAGCCGAAGCGCGCAAACTCTACCAGGATGCCCAGGATATGCTCGACGACATGATCGCTTCTGGCCTCCCTCGCGCTGCCGGGGCGGTTTTTCTCTATCCTGCGGCCCGTACAGCCACGGATACCATTAACATATATCGCGATGAATCCCGCCGGGAGGTGATCGCTCGTTGGCATACCCTGCGTCAGCAGAAGAGAAAGGAGCGGGTTCCCTATTCCCTCTCGCTCTCGGATTATCTGACGGAGGAATCATCGGATATTCCCGATTACATTGGCGGCTTCTGTACCTGTGCCGGTTTGGGGCTGGAGGAGTATCTCAAGAAATTCCGCGCCGAGGGTGACGACTACCATGCAATCCTTGCACAAACCCTGGCAGACCGGCTGGCCGAGGCCTTTGCCGAGAAACTCCATCAGGAGGTGCGGAGAACATGGTGGGGATACGCCCCTGGGGAGAACCTTTCGCAGGAGGATATTCTGGCAGTGCGGTACCAGGGAATCAGACCTGCCCCGGGGTATCCTCCCTGTCCTGATCATCAGGACAAGGAGATGCTCTTTTCGCTTCTGGAGGCGGAGAAACTGGGCATCTCTCTTACCGAGAGCTACATGATGGTTCCTGCTGCAGCCACCAGCGGGTTCTACTTCTCCCATCCCGAGAGCCGCTATTTCAGCGTGGGTAAGATCCAGCGTGATCAGGTTGCCGATTGGGCTCTCCGGAAGGGAATCTCCTGCGCCGAGGCTGAAAGGCTTCTTGCACCGGTTCTTGCCTATGATCCCGAGCCCCCCCGGTGA
- a CDS encoding alanyl-tRNA editing protein has product MTEPLFYQDPLASTFQARLIEISRDRKELILDRTLFYPQGGGQPGDQGTLENYSVIDTQKDSDGRIIHILESPLPGGVLTETIMTGKLNWEFRFDYMQQHTGQHLLSGALFRIAGANTVSVHQGTETTTIEIDLQTLSRETLEAVEDEVNYQIRLNAPVKTFTVDHQELHAYPLRRPTNRTGIIRLVEIEGIDRVACGGVHLPRTGLLNLVQTVGSETIRNRLRLAFKIGNRALRDYRESHRGISRSADLFSCRPGEVPHRIKAAQEELQDLHRDLRLRTEALAQHILKETGSPERPRELLLEDEPEDLLKALAEAACDDPQRRIILVNRRRNEALWAIVVGETHPFPQEELRKNVLTPLQAKGGGKPPLWRGALPDASPERVRKMTTAFLDLWP; this is encoded by the coding sequence ATGACAGAACCACTCTTCTATCAGGACCCCCTGGCGAGCACCTTCCAGGCCCGGCTCATTGAAATCTCCCGGGACCGAAAAGAACTCATTCTGGACAGAACGCTTTTCTACCCCCAGGGAGGAGGACAACCCGGCGACCAGGGGACCCTTGAGAACTATTCCGTGATAGACACCCAGAAAGATTCCGACGGGCGTATCATTCATATCCTGGAATCTCCTCTTCCTGGCGGAGTATTAACGGAAACTATCATGACGGGGAAACTGAACTGGGAGTTCCGCTTTGACTATATGCAACAGCATACAGGACAACACCTTCTCTCGGGAGCGCTTTTCCGTATCGCCGGAGCAAATACGGTAAGCGTCCATCAGGGAACAGAGACAACCACCATAGAGATCGACCTCCAAACCCTCTCCCGGGAAACCCTGGAAGCCGTGGAAGATGAGGTGAATTACCAGATTCGCTTGAACGCACCAGTGAAGACCTTTACCGTGGATCACCAGGAGCTCCACGCCTATCCCCTGAGGCGCCCCACGAACCGCACCGGGATAATCCGTCTGGTGGAGATTGAGGGTATTGATCGTGTTGCTTGCGGCGGCGTACACCTTCCCCGGACGGGACTTCTGAACCTGGTACAGACCGTGGGTAGCGAGACGATCCGCAACCGCCTGCGCCTGGCCTTCAAGATCGGCAACCGGGCACTCCGTGACTACCGGGAAAGCCATCGCGGGATCTCCCGAAGCGCCGATCTCTTCTCATGCCGCCCCGGGGAGGTTCCCCACCGCATCAAGGCCGCCCAGGAAGAGCTTCAAGACCTGCATCGCGATCTTCGCCTCCGGACCGAGGCTCTAGCTCAGCACATTCTGAAAGAAACAGGCTCCCCCGAGAGACCTCGGGAACTGCTTCTTGAGGATGAGCCCGAGGACCTCCTGAAAGCTCTGGCCGAGGCGGCCTGCGATGACCCGCAACGCCGGATCATTCTGGTAAACCGTCGCAGAAATGAAGCTCTCTGGGCGATCGTGGTGGGAGAAACGCACCCTTTTCCACAGGAAGAACTCCGCAAGAATGTCCTGACTCCACTCCAGGCAAAGGGCGGTGGCAAACCGCCTCTCTGGCGCGGCGCTCTTCCCGACGCATCTCCCGAGAGGGTCCGAAAAATGACCACAGCCTTCCTTGATCTGTGGCCCTGA
- a CDS encoding complex I subunit 5 family protein, with protein sequence MTLHAIVLLPVLVGAVAFALPRVWYQNVLLAANGVLTLAALALFRQVRWEGAVVQSLASWPVPVAITLRADQLSAPWVLLTAVFFTGVFLFSTRGTYRDKTFLFLFMVLEAAILGIFLSGDLFNIYVLMELGMLAIAILIMYKQEKQAVYDAMLYLMMNFIAMAFMLLGIGYLYRLTGVLDLEEIHRRLVLLDDPRAGLVPYALIMTAVALKSALLPLFGWLPRAHGAASAPAIVSAVLSGVQVKVGVYLLVRLGQVFLPLVDAHFFFMVLGFLTSTAGFLLAIAQKDIKLILAYHTVSQVGLIVMGLNMGSQVAFWGGMYHMINHALFKGVLFLTAGIIIEEYGTRSYGEIRGVLRRMPAVGIATVAGVLGITGAPFFNGSISKYFIHQGLQGSPAELGLYLINFGTILSFVKYSTILLGDPPATTPSPRDPYVATVSLLFGGACLAGGLFGSAAVELFFGPALATGGALAPEKIAIFAATLVLALVTYRYLVCRIGSLLQAVRVFKFSFNQVTVFMTIFFGALLGYAYLVA encoded by the coding sequence ATGACTCTGCATGCAATTGTTCTTCTCCCGGTCCTTGTGGGGGCTGTGGCGTTTGCGCTTCCCCGCGTCTGGTATCAGAATGTGCTTCTCGCGGCCAATGGGGTTCTTACTCTGGCAGCGCTGGCTTTGTTCCGGCAGGTTCGCTGGGAGGGGGCAGTGGTCCAGAGTCTGGCTTCCTGGCCCGTTCCTGTGGCGATTACCCTGCGGGCGGATCAGTTGTCGGCTCCCTGGGTATTGCTGACGGCAGTCTTTTTTACCGGGGTCTTCCTCTTCAGCACCCGCGGGACCTATCGGGACAAGACCTTTCTCTTCCTCTTCATGGTTCTTGAGGCGGCTATTCTGGGGATTTTCCTCAGCGGGGATCTTTTTAACATTTACGTCCTCATGGAATTGGGGATGCTCGCTATCGCGATTCTCATCATGTACAAACAGGAAAAGCAGGCTGTCTACGATGCCATGCTCTATCTGATGATGAACTTTATCGCCATGGCTTTCATGCTTCTGGGAATCGGCTATCTCTATCGCCTGACAGGGGTTCTGGACCTGGAAGAGATCCATCGACGGCTGGTTCTTCTTGATGATCCCCGGGCGGGGCTTGTGCCGTATGCGCTTATCATGACTGCCGTGGCCCTCAAATCGGCGCTTCTTCCGCTTTTTGGATGGCTTCCCCGTGCCCATGGTGCTGCCAGCGCTCCGGCGATCGTCTCAGCGGTCCTTTCAGGGGTTCAGGTAAAGGTGGGGGTGTACCTGCTGGTGCGTCTGGGGCAGGTCTTCCTCCCCCTGGTGGATGCCCACTTCTTTTTCATGGTCCTGGGGTTTCTCACTTCCACGGCAGGTTTTCTTTTGGCGATCGCCCAGAAGGATATCAAGCTTATCCTGGCGTATCATACGGTGAGTCAGGTGGGGCTGATCGTGATGGGGCTCAATATGGGATCCCAGGTCGCCTTCTGGGGCGGGATGTATCACATGATCAACCATGCGCTCTTCAAGGGAGTGCTCTTTCTCACGGCAGGGATTATCATCGAAGAATACGGAACGCGTTCCTACGGGGAGATCCGGGGGGTTCTTCGGCGGATGCCCGCTGTGGGGATTGCCACCGTGGCGGGGGTCCTGGGGATCACGGGGGCTCCCTTTTTCAATGGAAGCATTTCCAAGTATTTTATTCATCAGGGTCTCCAGGGTAGTCCCGCCGAGTTGGGGCTGTATTTGATCAACTTTGGGACGATCCTCTCCTTTGTGAAGTACTCGACCATTCTGCTTGGCGATCCTCCAGCAACCACTCCTTCACCCCGGGATCCCTATGTAGCAACGGTATCGCTCCTCTTCGGCGGAGCGTGTCTGGCGGGGGGACTCTTCGGCAGCGCTGCGGTGGAGCTCTTCTTCGGGCCAGCCCTCGCCACTGGTGGTGCGCTGGCCCCGGAAAAGATTGCGATCTTCGCAGCTACCCTGGTACTGGCGCTGGTAACCTACCGCTATCTGGTGTGCCGGATTGGAAGTCTTCTTCAGGCGGTGAGGGTTTTCAAGTTCAGTTTCAATCAGGTCACGGTTTTCATGACCATCTTTTTCGGGGCTCTGCTGGGCTATGCCTATCTTGTTGCCTGA
- a CDS encoding sodium:proton antiporter encodes MAFIEALTVSDLAVALFFLGLYGAMTQRNIIKTIMSVGIMDVAAITFFMMANYQEGARPPVSGTPPGQMADPLPQALMITAIVIGVSVVAMCLAMYMRVAYRYGTADWKILIRRLEK; translated from the coding sequence ATGGCGTTTATAGAAGCTCTAACCGTTTCTGATCTGGCGGTGGCGCTCTTCTTTCTGGGGCTCTACGGAGCCATGACCCAGCGTAATATCATCAAGACGATTATGTCCGTGGGGATTATGGATGTCGCGGCGATTACCTTTTTCATGATGGCAAACTACCAGGAAGGTGCGCGGCCTCCCGTTTCGGGAACTCCTCCCGGGCAGATGGCCGATCCTCTTCCCCAGGCGCTGATGATTACGGCTATCGTTATCGGTGTTTCGGTTGTCGCCATGTGTCTGGCCATGTATATGAGAGTGGCCTACCGGTATGGCACGGCGGACTGGAAGATTCTGATCAGGCGGTTGGAGAAGTAG
- a CDS encoding MnhB domain-containing protein — translation MSNSDLAEQSLILQVVIGFLYPFILLLGFYVILNGHYTPGGGFQGGSVLATLLVARYVVSPRDDINSEDLHRYQRVFLALILIAPVVVLFPGLLHSYPRFRPLYLTVMDLLIGIQVGFGVGVAVLRFAFFEGTGKTWRL, via the coding sequence ATGAGTAACTCCGATCTGGCCGAGCAATCCCTGATTCTGCAGGTGGTGATCGGTTTTCTGTATCCTTTTATTCTTCTTCTGGGATTTTATGTAATTCTCAACGGCCATTATACGCCTGGGGGAGGGTTTCAGGGGGGGAGTGTTCTGGCAACGCTCTTGGTCGCCCGGTACGTGGTCTCTCCCCGAGATGATATAAACAGTGAGGATCTTCACCGGTACCAGCGAGTCTTTCTCGCCCTTATTCTGATCGCCCCCGTGGTGGTGCTTTTCCCGGGATTACTCCACAGCTATCCCCGGTTTCGCCCTCTCTATCTGACAGTGATGGATCTGCTCATAGGTATTCAGGTTGGTTTTGGTGTGGGGGTGGCGGTATTGCGTTTCGCTTTCTTTGAGGGTACGGGGAAAACATGGCGTTTATAG
- a CDS encoding Na(+)/H(+) antiporter subunit B produces the protein MIETGTILLMGVFAALAIHSTLLRRAVIYLAVFSLLGAFLYVLYAAPELAIAEAVIGSGLVTLLYLAALKRNKVYTIAVLAEGHRYRMTDAYVNYLERSRALREIRHFFELREMEPQVVFSEATLDEALRGSSFDLVIVEEQDEIVLYGSRDTFALEELELMFRIHGTEAGVRVVRYDPEEEQ, from the coding sequence GTGATTGAGACAGGAACGATTCTTCTCATGGGGGTCTTTGCGGCTTTGGCCATCCACAGTACGCTCCTGCGGCGGGCCGTCATCTATCTGGCGGTCTTCTCGCTTCTGGGAGCGTTCCTCTACGTGCTCTACGCTGCGCCGGAGCTGGCCATTGCCGAGGCGGTGATCGGGAGTGGTCTGGTGACGCTCCTCTATCTGGCTGCCCTGAAACGAAACAAGGTCTATACCATCGCGGTCCTGGCCGAGGGGCACCGGTATCGCATGACCGATGCCTATGTAAACTATCTGGAACGAAGCCGTGCTCTCCGGGAGATACGGCACTTTTTCGAACTTCGCGAGATGGAGCCCCAGGTGGTTTTCTCGGAGGCGACCCTGGACGAGGCTCTTCGGGGTTCCTCCTTCGATCTGGTTATCGTGGAGGAGCAGGACGAGATCGTTCTCTATGGCTCTCGCGATACTTTCGCCCTGGAAGAACTGGAGTTGATGTTCCGGATTCACGGTACCGAGGCGGGGGTCCGGGTGGTGCGCTACGATCCCGAGGAGGAACAGTGA
- a CDS encoding cation:proton antiporter has product MSVLDLVPLLGKTIMVLGLLITLFGVYAVLRLDGFYARVVVTSKVEALGFMTVIAGAILLSGFSPVSLKLLLILLFELLTVSAGAHAIVRSAWISGYRARTVTTREAPRD; this is encoded by the coding sequence GTGAGCGTGCTGGATCTGGTTCCTCTCCTGGGCAAGACAATCATGGTTCTCGGGCTTCTGATCACCCTCTTCGGGGTTTACGCCGTGCTTCGGCTGGATGGATTTTACGCGCGTGTTGTGGTGACCTCCAAGGTGGAGGCCCTTGGATTCATGACGGTTATCGCCGGGGCAATTCTTCTGTCCGGTTTTTCTCCGGTCTCGCTGAAGCTCCTGCTGATCCTGCTTTTCGAGCTTCTTACCGTTTCTGCCGGTGCCCACGCAATCGTCCGTTCCGCCTGGATCAGCGGGTACCGTGCCCGCACCGTTACGACAAGGGAAGCGCCCCGTGATTGA
- a CDS encoding monovalent cation/H+ antiporter complex subunit F, translating to MFRMTALILIGISTFGSLLRVILGPTVWDRLLGIGLGASKVTLAVVLLAVSIPESYLLDLALLFAVLGFLVTVLLARFIERQGVV from the coding sequence ATGTTTCGGATGACAGCCCTGATTCTGATTGGAATATCGACCTTCGGAAGTCTCCTGCGAGTTATCCTGGGGCCCACCGTGTGGGACCGCCTGTTGGGCATTGGTCTGGGAGCCAGCAAGGTAACCCTGGCGGTGGTTCTTCTGGCTGTTTCTATCCCTGAGTCGTATTTGCTGGACCTGGCCCTGCTCTTTGCGGTTCTGGGGTTTCTGGTTACAGTGCTTCTGGCGCGGTTTATTGAGCGCCAGGGTGTTGTCTAA
- a CDS encoding Na+/H+ antiporter subunit E codes for MIDPRRNRFIKDTLRGGGDYLGSLAMLLLVWTVWNESLSLYTLLEGTILGIMALCVTNRFLLKERYQGVYRLGPGKAFRYVVVLLGEIVRSGIHAIYVTLTNRINVGIVDVPTDLRDTLAGVLVANAITLTPGTVTVDYDTKRFKVVWIDCPTTDPEEAGEMIKGRFERVFLGRSSGGNAVMEPKREDES; via the coding sequence ATGATTGATCCTCGCAGAAACCGCTTCATCAAGGATACCCTGCGAGGGGGGGGCGATTATCTGGGCTCCCTGGCGATGCTGCTCCTGGTCTGGACTGTCTGGAACGAATCGCTCTCGCTGTATACCCTCCTGGAGGGAACAATCCTGGGAATCATGGCTCTCTGTGTCACCAACCGCTTTCTCTTGAAGGAGCGGTATCAGGGGGTATATCGTCTTGGACCGGGGAAAGCTTTTCGCTATGTTGTGGTTCTTCTGGGAGAGATTGTGCGATCCGGCATTCACGCCATATACGTAACGCTGACAAATCGTATTAACGTGGGGATTGTAGACGTGCCAACCGATCTCCGGGATACTCTGGCAGGTGTTCTGGTGGCGAATGCCATCACCCTGACCCCTGGAACTGTTACTGTGGATTACGACACAAAGCGGTTCAAAGTCGTCTGGATCGATTGTCCCACCACAGACCCCGAAGAAGCGGGAGAAATGATAAAAGGACGGTTTGAGCGGGTCTTTCTGGGAAGATCCTCCGGGGGGAATGCGGTGATGGAGCCCAAGAGAGAGGACGAGAGCTGA
- a CDS encoding DUF3095 domain-containing protein — protein MTTSFTSYENMPVIEDFSEIFRSSRFFDLPEDWYVVMTDVRNSTQAIESGLYKEVNTAGSIAVMAISNIRDDMNFPFLFGGDGMTYLIPPDLLNPVKDVLADTRGLVKDVFSLDLRIGLVPVGDVYHRGCELKVAKVCISNSYHQALITGNGVDMAEGLLKDSSPDNPWLVPDDWPRTGQADYAGFTCRWSDVPSSRGETISLIVKARAAESTREVAILQDVFRGVQKILGDETRYHPLSRESLKISRKEMYREQRVMSRQRGGLRYHLQGMILAMMIPMMKLIMSWQIPLRVQGMEIRRLRENFMVNADFQKFDGSLKMVVSATPQEAVLLEDFFRQRREEGLVFYGMHRSDRALMTCLMHMKSGSEVHFIDAADGGYAMAAKSLKAQISQERRG, from the coding sequence ATGACTACAAGCTTTACGAGCTATGAGAACATGCCCGTTATCGAGGATTTCTCTGAGATCTTCAGGAGTTCCCGTTTCTTTGATCTTCCCGAAGACTGGTACGTGGTCATGACCGATGTCCGCAATTCGACGCAGGCTATCGAGTCGGGGTTGTATAAAGAGGTAAATACGGCCGGGAGTATCGCTGTCATGGCGATTAGCAACATCAGGGATGACATGAACTTCCCCTTCCTCTTTGGCGGGGATGGAATGACCTATCTGATCCCGCCGGATCTTCTGAACCCGGTAAAAGACGTTCTGGCTGATACCCGAGGGCTGGTCAAGGATGTGTTTTCGCTCGATTTGCGGATTGGCTTGGTTCCTGTGGGGGATGTCTATCACCGGGGGTGCGAACTTAAGGTGGCCAAGGTATGTATCAGCAATTCCTACCACCAGGCGCTAATCACCGGAAACGGTGTCGATATGGCCGAGGGGCTGCTGAAAGACTCCTCTCCTGATAACCCCTGGCTTGTTCCCGATGATTGGCCGCGAACGGGGCAGGCTGACTATGCCGGTTTCACCTGCCGGTGGAGCGATGTTCCCAGTTCCAGAGGAGAGACGATCTCCCTGATTGTGAAGGCTCGAGCAGCTGAATCCACCCGGGAGGTTGCCATTTTGCAGGACGTATTCCGGGGGGTGCAGAAAATTCTGGGGGATGAAACGAGGTACCACCCTTTGAGCAGGGAGAGTCTGAAGATATCCCGGAAGGAGATGTACCGCGAACAACGGGTTATGTCGCGCCAACGGGGGGGGCTGCGGTATCACCTCCAGGGGATGATCCTGGCAATGATGATCCCGATGATGAAACTGATTATGAGTTGGCAGATCCCCCTGCGGGTTCAAGGGATGGAAATCAGAAGGCTCAGGGAAAACTTCATGGTTAACGCTGATTTTCAGAAGTTTGACGGGTCGCTCAAGATGGTTGTCTCGGCGACTCCCCAAGAAGCGGTTCTTCTGGAAGATTTTTTTCGGCAACGTCGGGAAGAGGGGCTAGTGTTCTATGGTATGCATCGCTCTGACCGCGCCTTGATGACCTGTTTGATGCACATGAAGTCGGGATCGGAAGTTCATTTTATCGATGCTGCCGATGGAGGATATGCCATGGCGGCCAAATCCTTAAAGGCCCAGATCTCGCAGGAAAGGAGAGGGTAG